A single region of the Glycine max cultivar Williams 82 chromosome 20, Glycine_max_v4.0, whole genome shotgun sequence genome encodes:
- the LOC100804007 gene encoding galactinol synthase 2, whose product MAPNITTVTDAQAKAAGGRGRAYVTFLAGNGDYVKGVVGLAKGLRKVKSMYPLVVAVLPDVPEHHRNILTSQGCIVREIEPVYPPENQTQFAMAYYVINYSKLRIWEFVEFSKMIYLDGDIQVFDNIDHLFDLPDNYFYAVMDCFCEPTWGHTLQYQIGYCQQCPHKVQWPTHFGPKPPLYFNAGMFVYEPNLDTYRDLLQTVQVTKPTSFAEQDFLNMYFKDKYRPIPNVYNLVLAMLWRHPENVELEKVKVVHYCAAGSKPWRYTGKEENMEREDIKMLVKKWWDIYEDETLDYNNPFNVDRFTAALLEVGEVKFVRAPSAA is encoded by the exons ATGGCTCCTAATATCACCACCGTCACCGACGCTCAAGCCAAGGCCGCCGGCGGGCGTGGCCGTGCCTACGTCACCTTCCTCGCCGGAAACGGTGACTATGTGAAAGGTGTCGTTGGCTTGGCCAAAGGTCTGAGGAAGGTGAAAAGCATGTACCCTCTGGTGGTTGCAGTGTTACCCGATGTTCCAGAACATCACCGAAACATTCTCACCTCCCAAGGTTGCATTGTTAGAGAAATTGAACCCGTGTACCCTCCTGAGAATCAGACGCAGTTCGCCATGGCATATTACGTCATCAACTATTCCAAGCTACGTATTTGGGAG TTTGTGGAGTTCAGCAAGATGATATACCTAGACGGTGATATACAAGTGTTTGACAATATTGACCACTTGTTTGACTTGCCTGATAACTACTTTTATGCGGTGATGGACTGTTTTTGTGAGCCCACTTGGGGCCACACTCTGCAGTATCAAATCGGATACTGCCAGCAGTGCCCTCATAAGGTTCAGTGGCCCACTCACTTTGGGCCCAAGCCTCCTCTCTATTTCAATGCTGGCATGTTTGTTTATGAGCCCAATCTGGATACCTACCGTGACCTCCTTCAAACTGTCCAAGTCACTAAGCCCACTTCCTTTGCTGAACAG GATTTTTTGAACATGTACTTCAAGGACAAATATAGGCCAATTCCTAATGTCTATAATCTTGTGTTGGCCATGCTGTGGCGTCACCCTGAGAACGTTGAGCTTGAAAAAGTTAAAGTGGTTCACTACTGTGCTGCT GGATCTAAGCCTTGGAGGTACACAGGGAAGGAGGAAAATATGGAGAGAGAAGATATCAAGATGTTGGTGAAGAAGTGGTGGGATATATATGAGGATGAGACTTTGGACTACAACAATCCATTCAACGTGGATAGGTTCACTGCGGCACTTTTGGAGGTTGGTGAAGTCAAGTTCGTCCGTGCCCCATCTGCTGCTTAG
- the LOC100802587 gene encoding ADP-ribosylation factor 2 isoform X1, whose product MLPFFLVFQLLLFSIVLEVLVLYDVILLTIQLPLHVLWLLKNELPIDAYVCCYPGFNVETVEYKNISFTVWDVGGQDKIRPLWRHYFQNTQGLIFVVDSNDRDRVVEARDELHRMLNEDELRDAVLLVFANKQDLPNAMNAAEITDKLGLHSLRQRHWYIQSTCATSGEGLYEGLDWLSNNIANKA is encoded by the exons atgcttcctttttttcttgtgtttcaACTTCTTTTATTCTCCATAGTTTTAGAAGTTCTAGTGCTTTATGATGTGATTCTACTCACCATTCAGCTTCCCTTGCATGTCTTAtggttgttgaaaaatgaattgCCAATTGATGCTTATGTTTGTTGTTATCCAGGATTCAATGTGGAGACTGTGGAATATAAGAATATTAGCTTTACTGTATGGGATGTGGGTGGCCAAGATAAG ATCCGTCCTTTATGGAGACACTACTTCCAAAACACTCAGGGGCTTATCTTTGTTGTGGATAGCAATGATCGTGACCGTGTAGTTGAGGCTAGAGATGAGCTCCACCGGATGTTGAATGAG GATGAGTTGAGAGATGCTGTTCTCCTGGTATTTGCCAACAAACAAGATCTTCCAAATGCTATGAATGCTGCAGAAATCACAGACAAGCTTGGTCTTCATTCTCTACGCCAACGCCACTG GTATATCCAGAGCACATGTGCCACCTCTGGGGAAGGACTATATGAAGGGCTGGACTGGCTCTCCAACAATATAGCTAACAAG GCTTAA
- the LOC100802059 gene encoding WAT1-related protein At1g09380: protein MASSIIPLLAMIIVQLGYAGMNITSKLAIQSGMQPLVLVAYRQIFATISLAPFAFWFERNTAPRMTKHIALQILLSSLTGVTGNQILYFLGLKYSTATIACALNNLLPAFTFVLAVLSRQENLRIKTRAGVAKALGTVLSVGGAVLLSFYHGEVLGLGESEIHWRYAEKMQRESSSSGGGTNLILGPVAVIVSALLWAVWFIVQANMSKSYPAPYTSTFYMCLMASIQCVAIALSAEHNVSAWSLHSTIRLTSALYAGTISTGLAYVLMSWTIERKGPLYVSVFSPLLLVIIAVASWALLHEQLYVGTAIGSLLIVLGLYFVLWGKNKEMNKIDMVEVEGTVMEAIKESEKDEVKDLELQPYDPSNGNGNHHDAN, encoded by the exons ATGGCGAGTAGTATTATTCCACTCTTGGCCATGATTATTGTACAATTGGGCTATGCAGGGATGAATATTACCTCAAAGCTTGCAATACAATCTGGCATGCAACCTCTTGTACTTGTTGCTTATCGCCAAATTTTTGCAACTATTTCCCTTGCTCCCTTCGCTTTTTGGTTTGAACG GAATACGGCTCCCCGAATGACAAAGCACATTGCGCTCCAGATATTACTATCTTCCTTAACAGG AGTAACAGGAAATCAGATTCTATACTTTTTGGGGCTTAAATATTCAACCGCTACAATTGCATGTGCACTAAACAACTTGCTCCCAGCATTCACTTTTGTTCTTGCAGTCCTCTCTAG ACAAGAGAATTTGAGAATCAAGACTAGGGCAGGGGTAGCGAAGGCCTTAGGAACAGTCCTTAGTGTGGGTGGAGCGGTGCTTTTATCATTTTACCATGGAGAAGTCCTTGGTCTAGGTGAGTCAGAGATTCACTGGAGATATGCAGAAAAAATGCAAAGAGAATCCTCTTCTTCTGGTGGTGGAACAAACTTGATTCTAGGCCCTGTTGCTGTAATTGTTAGTGCTCTTCTTTGGGCAGTATGGTTCATAGTTCAA GCAAACATGAGCAAGAGCTATCCAGCTCCTTACACTAGCACTTTCTACATGTGTTTGATGGCAAGCATTCAGTGTGTGGCCATTGCCTTGTCTGCTGAACACAATGTCTCAGCTTGGTCACTCCACAGTACTATAAGACTCACCTCTGCACTTTATGCg GGGACTATTTCTACTGGGCTAGCGTATGTGCTAATGTCATGGACCATAGAGAGGAAAGGTCCCCTTTATGTGTCTGTGTTCTCCCCTTTGCTGCTTGTCATCATTGCTGTTGCTAGCTGGGCTTTGCTTCACGAGCAATTATACGTTGGAAC TGCCATTGGGTCTCTGCTGATAGTGTTGGGgctatattttgttttgtgggGAAAGAACAAAGAGATGAATAAGATAGACATGGTTGAAGTTGAAGGCACAGTCATGGAGGCAATAAAGGAAAGCGAGAAGGATGAGGTGAAAGACCTGGAATTGCAACCCTATGATCCTTCCAACGGTAATGGTAACCATCATGATGCTAattaa
- the LOC100802587 gene encoding ADP-ribosylation factor isoform X2, with the protein MGLSFTKLFSRLFAKKEMRILMVGLDAAGKTTILYKLKLGEIVTTIPTIGFNVETVEYKNISFTVWDVGGQDKIRPLWRHYFQNTQGLIFVVDSNDRDRVVEARDELHRMLNEDELRDAVLLVFANKQDLPNAMNAAEITDKLGLHSLRQRHWYIQSTCATSGEGLYEGLDWLSNNIANKA; encoded by the exons ATGGGGTTGTCTTTCACCAAGCTTTTTAGCCGGCTCTTTGCTAAGAAAGAGATGCGTATTCTCATGGTAGGTCTTGATGCTGCTGGTAAGACTACCATCTTGTACAAGCTCAAGCTGGGAGAAATTGTCACAACCATTCCCACAATTG GATTCAATGTGGAGACTGTGGAATATAAGAATATTAGCTTTACTGTATGGGATGTGGGTGGCCAAGATAAG ATCCGTCCTTTATGGAGACACTACTTCCAAAACACTCAGGGGCTTATCTTTGTTGTGGATAGCAATGATCGTGACCGTGTAGTTGAGGCTAGAGATGAGCTCCACCGGATGTTGAATGAG GATGAGTTGAGAGATGCTGTTCTCCTGGTATTTGCCAACAAACAAGATCTTCCAAATGCTATGAATGCTGCAGAAATCACAGACAAGCTTGGTCTTCATTCTCTACGCCAACGCCACTG GTATATCCAGAGCACATGTGCCACCTCTGGGGAAGGACTATATGAAGGGCTGGACTGGCTCTCCAACAATATAGCTAACAAG GCTTAA